A window of Priestia megaterium genomic DNA:
TTCTTTAAACAACTGAAATCACCCATAAACGCGTGTAATAGCGTGATGGTACGTTTATATCGATTAGGGCTCATTGAACGCACACAGCAGTATTCTCCGACGGTCTATTTGCCCATAGATGCGAAGATCAAAAAGAACTCTCAAAAAATATTACATTTCCTGTCCATCTTAGATGTCTATAAGCAAATGTGTACGTATAGTGCACCTAAACAGGTTATTGTCGAAGATAAGCCCACTGGACGAAAAGGAGGCATTGAACCCGATCTCTTTTGTATCTTTAAAGGATCGCCGTTTTGGATTGAAATTCAGAGAAATCAGTATTCTGAGCAGAAGATGCAGGCGAAGGTCAACCTCTATGAGGAGTTTCTCTTTTCGGATGAGTGGAATGACTTGCACTGGCAACCAGAAGGTCGACCACCTATCTTCCCTTCGGTCATTCTGATTACGCCTGTTCGGTATGCTGTATCTTCAGACCATATCCGTATTATACAGGTAGCAAGTATTCATGAATTGATGGAGAAATACAGAAGTTCAGCTAAACAGCAAAGAGATAGAAAACCAAGAACATCAGCTTCTTCTGGTGGAATTAAAATTAACTTAACATAGAGTGCTAGAAAAGTGTTTGTAATCACACCAAAATGGGCTACCTCAGAAGAATGAAAGGAAACCGATTTAGATAAAATCGCTAGGCTTAGATAAAGTCGAATAAATCCAAGCGTCTGCAGGAGATGAAACTGTCATACGCGAAGAAGGCGATGGATTTGCGGACTGGTATTGAGAAGGATTAATTCGTATAATAAAAGGGAATCAGTAGCAATACCATGGCGACCGAGGAGGTGAGCGAATATGAGTCTACGAGAAGAACTACTGGCACAGGAATATGACGAAAGAACAAAGCCGAGAGGATTCGTATACTTCACAGACGCTGATGGCCAAGTTGTCGCTAAGACTTGCCGTAAATGCCGCGAATTAAAACACGCAAAGAACTATCATTATAAAAGCGATGGATTCGGTCAACTTGGACCATACTGCAGAGCTTGCGTTTCTGTTCGCGACCGGGATTATTACGTTAAAAATAGAGAGCGAGTAAAACAAGTTAAAAACGCTTATTACCATAGGAAAAGATCTGAGCAACTTTCTTTTAATTTATTCGGCGATAACGAGTAGTATCACGGCGGCTAGTGAGGTCGCTTTTTTGTTTACACACTGATTAATTGTCAAAAATATCCATTAAAAGTGTTTGTGACATGTCTCAAGGGTGCCAGGACGAGGTAGGGATTCGGAGGAAGCTACGTAGGAGGCCCCCGTAAAAGCAGACGTTTTGAAGCGTTACGAAGATAAGATTAATTCATTGATTGAATACATAAAAAAGCAAGATGAGCGATTTGATAAGCAGGAACATTTTAACCGCGAATTAAAAACAGGCTTTTAAGCTATTACTAAAGCCTGTTTTTATATACTTGGAGAAACAAAGCCTCTAAAGGAATAAAAAAGAATTGTAATAAGCATATTTAAATATCCCAGAAATCTTCGCTCTTAATATTAGGATCGATCCGTCTTAATGCTTGTAATATCTTTTTCATTGTTCTTTGTGTAGGCAACCTTTCGGAGTTGTTTACTAAATCACCAATCGTACTTCTACCTAATCCTGACTTTCTTACAAGCCATTCTTGATTAATGTTTCTTTTATCAATCCATTTACCAAGTCTAGTTCGCCTTTTTCCTAACCCGAACATGATAGATACCCCTTTACTTGTTATTACTCTAGTTATGTCCAAATTTCGCTAAAAATAAAACGTTAAAAATGAGTCATAGTGGACAAGTCAGTACCATATCCTTTATTAAGACATCAAAATAAAACATAATAAGGAAAATAAGCAGAGGTTATTAAAATTTTTTAGAATAATGTCGATATTTTTGTCATAATCATATAGCATGAATACAGTTAAGACCGCCTTATACACTGATACATATTGGGCGGTCTTTGTTGTGAATATTCATAGATATATATAATTATCATAAAAAAAGGCACGCATTATAAAAATGCGTGCACACTAACAAAGAATCTTGAATATTAGATAATAGGGATATTACCTATGAAGAAAAAACCTATGAAAAAGGATTGCACCATTATTTTATCAAAGGAATACTTGCCATTGAATATGGCGATAACATCAATTTATTGGATGCAAATGGTACATATTGAGGAAATTAGTTACAATTAATATTATTTATTGAATAGTAAACCAGAATTTCAAAATAAAAGTTCTTATAATCAATAAGCCTATTTTTTTTATGGAAAACGTGTTCTTTTAGAATAAAAGATTATATACTTTCAGTGTAACGTTTTATTATTTGGAGAAAATTTTTGTGAGAATTCTTTTTTTATTGGTTGCTACTTGCTCTTTTGTAATGTTTAACAAACTCCTCATCCATTAGGTGTCCTGTACGCCTCACAAAATTAATGACCTTTTAAGCTTTCTCAAGGCTTGGTCATGTCTTTGTAACGCAATCTTTGGACGTAGCTACACCAATTAACCTTTCCATCTAAATCTTTCTTAAAATAATCTAATTTTTACCTGCATTCCCTGCTTGATTAAAATATTTAATCGTTTTGATATCCCCATTTTTAAACACAATAATCTTTTCATCTCCATGAAAGGACACTTCTTTAATCTCTTTTTCATTGTCATCTTCGGGCTCTTCGATTGAATGAACGAGACAATGGACGGCTTGATCTAACTTTCTATCAGCCGTATTTAAAAAGGATACATTCAGGCCTGAATTTGCAAGAAACCCTCGATGCTTTTCCAATTCATCACACGCCTTTTGAATGTATTCAATCGCTTTTTGTTTATTATTCATCTAGTAGACTCCTATACCCTTATTTTTAATATTCATAGACAACCGGAACTTGGTCCATTTTAATAATCTTAGCCACCACATAACGACGATAGCCGTCTTTTAAGACCTTAGATTCTTTATCAATCGTTAAGGGTTCATCTAGATAACCAGTACGCTTCACAAATTCAATAACTTTTTGCATTTTTTCGGGGTTTGATCGTGTTTTTAGGAACTCTTCAGGCACCACAATTTTATCGAAACCCGCCACATCCTGTGTCCCTTTTGGCTGAGTGGGTAGCTGTTTCTTTTGTGGCCCAACCTTTTTCCCTGGAACAGGCGCTTCTTTCGCTTCTGACATTAACTTGAAGCTTTCTTAGATAATTTTGATTTTTTAACGTGGGATAAAATAAGGTGTAAATCATTTATAATCTAAAGAAACTAAGCTTTTAGCAGCTGAGTTTCTTTAAATAAATACTAGCTTCTCTATTTACTTACCGAACAATCTAGAAATAAAGCCCTTCTTTTCATTTGTAATAGCTATTTGCTCTTTAATTGTCTTAAGTTCTGTAAGTACTTCCTTCAATTGTTCCTCTCTTTCATTTAATTCCTTTTGAAGCTCTTTTTCACGAGCTTCATTTTTCTTCTGTTGTTCTACATAAGAATTTTTTATTTCAGAAAGCGTTTTTTCGTTATCCTCTTTTAAAGACTTATCTTGTAGTTGTAAAGTCTGT
This region includes:
- a CDS encoding helix-turn-helix domain-containing protein; protein product: MFGLGKRRTRLGKWIDKRNINQEWLVRKSGLGRSTIGDLVNNSERLPTQRTMKKILQALRRIDPNIKSEDFWDI